The proteins below come from a single Miscanthus floridulus cultivar M001 chromosome 1, ASM1932011v1, whole genome shotgun sequence genomic window:
- the LOC136459102 gene encoding uncharacterized protein, with product MSTATVTLAAARSPGVALFSLRRRAPAAAPLRFPGLRVGSGCRHIAMASAAHARAPADPLPKSKGSVSLRPKFLHCSHKEELAGGLLESQIIISGVYLQMANIQQVSPDGLLQQSSTVADSSLFTFADGITESIPRSYIEFAERLLLPQFKDLQDEEVKEYHRRDGFEVGNADKIFESTSKDQLTRTSA from the exons ATGTCCACTGCGACCGTGACCCTCGCCGCCGCGCGATCCCCGGGTGTCGCGCTTTTCAGCCTGCGCCGCCGCGCCCCCGCGGCTGCCCCCCTTCGCTTCCCCGGTCTCCGCGTCGGCTCCGGTTGCCGTCACATCGCTATGGCTTCCGCGGCGCATGCCCGCGCCCCCGCCGACCCGCTTCCCAAG TCCAAAGGATCAGTGTCCTTGCGCCCCAAGTTTTTGCATTGTTCTCATAAAGAAGAGCTAGCAGGAGGACT CCTGGAGTCACAGATTATCATATCTGGCGTTTATCTTCAAATGGCCAATATTCAGCAAG TGAGTCCTGATGGTCTCCTTCAGCAAAGTTCAACAGTAGCTGATTCATCATTGTTTACGTTTGCTGATGGGATAACTGAATCTATTCCTCGATCATACATTGAATTTGCTGAACGCCTCCTGCTACCACAGTTCAAAGATTTGCAAGATGAAGAG GTGAAAGAATACCACAGGCGTGATGGTTTTGAGGTGGGCAATGCGGACAAGATATTCGAAAGTACATCGAAGGATCAGCTGACACGGACATCTGCATAA